The Alteribacter keqinensis DNA segment GTAACCAGAGGTATTTCACCGGTTTTCCAGCATTCAATAAAATGCTTCAGTTCCAGATAGTATGGATCGTCCACAACCGGACTTTTCGGTACCATCACTCCTCCTTCAGAAAGGCTTACCTTCCGTTGTTCCAGTTCAACCGAAGCATTACGGCTGTTCGGAAGTTCTAGAACACCATCTTCACCGGCTATTTCCAGAGCCGTCGAAAAGCCTTCGTGAGCCCAGCTCCCTTCCACATGGGCCATCACACCATTTTTAAAGACGATCGTTGCCAGCGCATAGTCAAGTCCTTTTTCCACATATTCAAGAAGGCCTCTGGCAGTGACACGCTCTACTTCGCCAAAACACCACCTTAAAAAGTCAAAGTCATGGATAATCATATCGAGAACAAGCCCTCCGCTGTTTTCCGGATCTGCATACCAGTTTTCACGTCCCTGAGGGAACGCTCCACCGCGGAATGTGCGGGCAATACAAGGTTTTCCGACCGCCCCTTCTTCAACACGCTTTTTAACGTATGAGTACTCGTGGAAAAAGCGGACCACATGGCCAACAAAAAGCTTAACGTCTTTTTCTTCACAGTAGTCGACCAGTTCCCGTGCTTCTTCTACTGTCCGCGCCAGTGGTTTTTCGCATATAATCGATTTCCCGGCATCCGCTGCAAGCTTCGCTACTCTTGAGTGCAGCGGAGTCGGCAGACAAATATCAATCAAGTCAAATTCAAGTCCGCTTTCAATAAGCTCCTCCACACTGGTAAACCCTTTTGAGTTATACGCTCTCACCATTGCATCCAGGGCTTTTTCATCTTTATCTACGATACCGGCAATCGTCACATCATCCATCTTTGAATATGCACCTGCGTGTACACCGCCCATTGTTCCAGTACCTACTAATACAATTTTAACCAACGACAAGCACTCCTTCCTTCTTTAGCCTTTTATGGCTCCTGCAGTAAACCCTTGGACAAAGTACTTTTGCACAAAGGCAAACATGATGGCAATCGGAACGGTGGCAATAATACTTGCTGCCATCATTTCATGCCAGTAGATTGTATTCTGACCCGCGAAATCCGTTAACGCCAGACTTACGGGGCGTAACGATGAATCCGTAATATAAATAAGTGGAATCAGCAAGTCATTCCAGCTCCATATGTACGAATAGATCGCAGCCATGGCAATTCCCGGTGCCGATAACGGGATTACAATACGAATGATTCCCTTCACACGTGAACAGCCGTCCACAAATGCCGCTTCCTCCAGCTCTTCGGGAATGTTTTTTAAAAACCCGTGAAGCAGCCACACCGACAACGGTATTGTAAAGGCACAGTTTGTAATCACAATCCCTGTTAAAGTATTAAGCAGCTGATATGCCTGAATCTGCTGGTACAGTCCGACAATCAGAACAACCGGCGAAAACATCTGGGTCATGAGAACGATAAACAAAAGCCATCCCCGGCCGATAAACGTAAATTTGGCAATGGCGTAAGCCGCAGGAAATGCGAGTAAAATCGTCAGAACAACCGTCGATGCACCGATAATTAAGCTGTTAAAAAACGGACCGCTAAAGTTATATCTTCCACTCCACACCTCAGCATAGTTGATCCACTGAGGGTTCTCTTTAATCAGGCTCGGCGGCCACGACATTGCCCCTTGGAATGTTTCAAGGGATGTGGAGAAAGCAACAATGACTGGCGCCATCAGGATAAGAAAAAAGGTGATCAACGCACCATGAACTGCACCTCTTTTTAACCATTTAGACTTTTGGCCTGACATAGGAATCCCCCTTTCATTACATTTCTCCTTGTTTCATTAACAATCGCTTGTACATATACGTAAAGATCATTAAGAAGATGAAAATAACAACAGCTACAGCCCCACCCATACCTAAATCAAAAGCACCAAAGGAACGTACGTAAGCATCTACCACCAGGGTTCTTGTACTCTCAAGCGGGCCCCCACGGGTCATCGGCCAGATAACACCGAAGGAATTGAACGTCCAGATCGTCGAAAGCGTGACCGCAACCAGAACGACCGGCTTCATCATCGGTAAAATGACTTTGCCGAGAAGCTGCATCCCATTGGCTCCGTCCATTCGGGCTGCCTCTTTTACCTCTTCAGGAATCGCCTGTAATCCTGCCATAAAGACAAGAATCATAAACGGCAGTCCGAGCCACATATCTGCTATAGCCGTGGCGATAAATGCTGTTGCAGCCTGGCCGAGCCAGATGATGTTTTCCTGAATGATCCCGACCGTCAGCAAGAGGTAGTTTACGGTACCGAACTGACCGTCAAACATCCACCGGAAGGATACCGCAGCAACAACCATCGGTGTCACCCAAGGAACCATTAACAGGAACATATATACTTTCTTAAACCCAATCGGCTTACTGAGGAGCAGGGCAATACCGAACCCGATGAGGACTTTTCCACCAACGGATAAGCTCGTCCAGCCGACAGTTCTCGCTACTGTGTTCCAAAATTCAGCGGAAGTCATGAGCGTCCAGTAGTTTGACAGACCGATAAACTCCACGCCCAAATCCGGCCGGGTCAGAATGTTTTGTGTAAATGAGAGATAAATGACACGGCTAATCGGATAGCCGATCATGATAAGCATAAAGAGGATCATTGGCAGTAAGTAAAGTAAAGGCGATTTCTCCAGTGAAAAAAGTTTCCTTAAACCGCCATGTCGTTTCGAGCTCTTTTCCTGCCTTTGGGACGTCACTGTTTCCACATGACCCCTCCTTTCATGTTCACGATGGAAAGGCTGTACCGGATCCCGGCAGCCTCTCCATCTTACTTTTCTTTATTCACCAGAAGGGGTTAACCCCTGTTCTTCAATCTTTCTCGCTGCTTCTTGAAGGGCTTCTTTCGCATCTGAACCATTTAACGTCTTTTGAACCGCTTCTGAAATGATATCCTGGAACGGCTCCCACGCAGCAGGCTTAGGTGCTTCATGTCCAAACTCAATGCTTTCTACATATGTTGCAAAGAACGGATCTTCATGGAACTCAGGCTCTTCTGCTTCATCGATCTGAATTGGAACAAGTCCCTGATCCAGGTCATAAAGCTTTTGTTCTTCCGGCTGTGAAATGAACTCGAGGAATTCCCACGCTTCATCCGGGTGATCGGTATTGTTTGAAATCATGATTGAGTCAGACCCAAAAATGTTTGCCATCTGCTTTCCTTCAGGCAGTGGTGCGTTGTCGTAAGGTGCCTCTTCATTATCCGGCTCAAGCCCCATCATGTTCCTTCCCCATGGTCCTATCACATACATGGCAATTCTTCCTTGAGCGAACAGTGTCGGAAGCTCCTCCCGATTGTATTCAAGCGGATTTGGTACGACTCCGTGTTCACGGTAGAGATCCGCATAAAATTCAAGAGCTTCAACAAACTCAGGTTCTGTAAGTGTAATATCCCCGTCTTCATTAAAGACAGCTCCTTCGTTTTGGTAAACGTAGTTCATGAGCTGCTCAACTGTGGAAATATGGCTCGCACCGGAGATCCCAAGACCATAGATTCCTTCATTTTCTTCCTGAACAGTCTGAGCCGTTTCAATCAGCTCGTCCCACGTAGTTGGAGGCTCATCAATTAGATCGGTACGGTAAATCAATGTTCTCGTTGAAAACGCTCGTGGAATCGCGTAAATTGAATCATTAATAGTTACATTTCTT contains these protein-coding regions:
- a CDS encoding Gfo/Idh/MocA family protein, which gives rise to MVKIVLVGTGTMGGVHAGAYSKMDDVTIAGIVDKDEKALDAMVRAYNSKGFTSVEELIESGLEFDLIDICLPTPLHSRVAKLAADAGKSIICEKPLARTVEEARELVDYCEEKDVKLFVGHVVRFFHEYSYVKKRVEEGAVGKPCIARTFRGGAFPQGRENWYADPENSGGLVLDMIIHDFDFLRWCFGEVERVTARGLLEYVEKGLDYALATIVFKNGVMAHVEGSWAHEGFSTALEIAGEDGVLELPNSRNASVELEQRKVSLSEGGVMVPKSPVVDDPYYLELKHFIECWKTGEIPLVTADDACEALKIAHAVLESIKTKEPVTLS
- a CDS encoding carbohydrate ABC transporter permease → METVTSQRQEKSSKRHGGLRKLFSLEKSPLLYLLPMILFMLIMIGYPISRVIYLSFTQNILTRPDLGVEFIGLSNYWTLMTSAEFWNTVARTVGWTSLSVGGKVLIGFGIALLLSKPIGFKKVYMFLLMVPWVTPMVVAAVSFRWMFDGQFGTVNYLLLTVGIIQENIIWLGQAATAFIATAIADMWLGLPFMILVFMAGLQAIPEEVKEAARMDGANGMQLLGKVILPMMKPVVLVAVTLSTIWTFNSFGVIWPMTRGGPLESTRTLVVDAYVRSFGAFDLGMGGAVAVVIFIFLMIFTYMYKRLLMKQGEM
- a CDS encoding ABC transporter substrate-binding protein; the protein is MKKSWLPIALSSMFVLGACGGGEADGDTSASGENDGEDVSIRYFHPGADQPGTRDGIEEMIERFEEENPNINVELETVGWGDAYQKLVTDISSGQAPDVFFGGTRWVPAFALMDALLPLDDYASDRIGLYHEPLQRNVTINDSIYAIPRAFSTRTLIYRTDLIDEPPTTWDELIETAQTVQEENEGIYGLGISGASHISTVEQLMNYVYQNEGAVFNEDGDITLTEPEFVEALEFYADLYREHGVVPNPLEYNREELPTLFAQGRIAMYVIGPWGRNMMGLEPDNEEAPYDNAPLPEGKQMANIFGSDSIMISNNTDHPDEAWEFLEFISQPEEQKLYDLDQGLVPIQIDEAEEPEFHEDPFFATYVESIEFGHEAPKPAAWEPFQDIISEAVQKTLNGSDAKEALQEAARKIEEQGLTPSGE
- a CDS encoding carbohydrate ABC transporter permease, producing the protein MSGQKSKWLKRGAVHGALITFFLILMAPVIVAFSTSLETFQGAMSWPPSLIKENPQWINYAEVWSGRYNFSGPFFNSLIIGASTVVLTILLAFPAAYAIAKFTFIGRGWLLFIVLMTQMFSPVVLIVGLYQQIQAYQLLNTLTGIVITNCAFTIPLSVWLLHGFLKNIPEELEEAAFVDGCSRVKGIIRIVIPLSAPGIAMAAIYSYIWSWNDLLIPLIYITDSSLRPVSLALTDFAGQNTIYWHEMMAASIIATVPIAIMFAFVQKYFVQGFTAGAIKG